TGGTGCCGCAGGCCTTTCTTCTAGTTTGGCTGCCGCAAAAGCGGGTAAGCGCGTTTTATTAGCCAATAAAGAAACGCTGGTCGCTGGCGGTGCATTGTTTATGAATGCAGTTAAACAATCCGGGGCGGAGTTGTTGCCAATTGATTCTGAACATAACGCTATTTTTCAGTGTTTGCCAGAAGGCTATCGTGGATCAAAGTCTAATCAACTAGATTTAAACGGTTATGGAATTAACCAATTATTGCTAACCGCTTCTGGCGGACCATTCCGAGATCGTGACCTCACAACCCTAAAAGATGTAACGCCTGCTGAAGCTTGTGCGCATCCTAACTGGTCAATGGGTAAGAAAATATCTGTTGATTCTGCAACAATGATGAATAAGGGTCTTGAAGTCATTGAGGCTTATTGGCTGTTTGGTGTGCCGATTGAGCAAATTAAAGTAGTGATTCATCCTCAAAGCATTATTCACTCAATGGTTTCTTATCGAGACGGAAGTGTGCTCGCGCAAATGGGTAATCCAGACATGCGAACGCCTATTGCATTTGCGATGGATTACCCAGCAAGAATTGATGCAGGCGTAAGTGCATTGGATTTTGCAACTATCAGCCAATTAACCTTCAAAGAACCTGATTTTAATCGATACCCTTGTTTGGCTTTAGCTTTTACCGCCTTGAAAGCGGGCGGCGCAATGCCTGCGGTGCTAAATGCGGCAAATGAAGTGGCGGTGGATGCCTTTCTAAATGAAAAACTGGGTTTTATGGAAATCGCTGCAATCGTTGAAAATGTCCTTGAAATGGCTAAGTTCCAAGCTCCGAGTAATTTAGAGGATGTGCTTGCTGTGGATAGAGAATCTAGATTGCTTGCGAAGCAACTAATCGAAAAACAAATGCACTAATGTTGAACAGACAATAGAGAGATAGAACGTTAATGACGACAGTGCTGGCTTTTATTTTTACGCTATCAATTCTGATTGCAGTGCATGAGTTTGGACACTTTTGGATCGCTAAAAGAAATGGTATTAAAGTATTAAGATTTGCCATCGGGTTTGGAAAACCACTGTGGCGAAAAGAGATTGGTGCTGATAAAACGGAGTTTGCACTTTGCATGCTGCCATTAGGGGGGTATGTGAAGATGCTGGATGAGAGAGAGGCGCCTGTCTCTGCTCATGAGGTACATCGCGCTTTCAATCGTCAATCTGTGTGGGTCAGGATGAAGGTTGTGTTGGCCGGACCTGCTGCAAACTTCTTACTCGCAATTGTGCTTTATTCTTTTGTAATGATGTCCGGTGTGAATGACTTGTCTGCAAAATTGGGCGATGTGCCATTAGGAACAATCGCAAGTGAAGCAGGGTTTAAGTCTGGAGATCAGATTCAAAAAGTAGAAAATGAAGAGATTAACGGTTGGGAGTCATTTCGATCTGCGATTTTAGATCATACAGTAGCTGGGCAAGATATCAATATTGAAGTTGTTGACGCTTCAGGAATTAAAGTAAACCGAGTGTTAAAGCTTTCTGGTGCTTCAGCAGGAACATTAGATGATCGTTTCTTTGAACGAATGGGTTTTAGTCCTTTAAACTTTTTTAGAACAATTGATGTGCTTTTGCCTGGGGGAGTTGCAGAGAAGGCAGGGTTAAAAGTAGGGGACGAAATCGTTGCCATTAACCATGCGACTATTGCATCAGGAAGTGATCTGATTAATCAGGTTAGAAATTCGCCCGGCCGTACCCTGCTGTTTACTGTCAAAAATCAAAATACTGAACGAGAAATCACGGTTATCCCTGCTTCTGTTGGTAAGGAAGGCTCGCAAGTAGGAAGACTTGGAGTGTCTCCAACGCTGAATACCGACTCACTGCGTGCCAAGCAAATGATTGTAAAATATGGTCCTGTGGATGCGGTTTTGCAATCTCTAGATAAAACTTGGCGGTTGTCAAAGCTAAGCATCGTCATGATGTGGAAAATGTTAACAGGGACCGCCTCTTTAGATAATCTTGGTGGTACCTTAACGATTGCAAAGGTTGCCGGGGAAGCCGCTTCTTACGGTATTATCCCGTTTGTTGAGTTTCTATGCTTTGTTAGCATTGGTTTAGGTGTGCTCAACCTTTTGCCTGTTCCTGTATTGGACGGTGGGCATTTCATGTATTATGTGGCAGAAGTTGTAAAAGGAAGTCCTGTTTCTATTCGTACTCAAGAAATTGGGCAGTATATTGGTGGTGCTTTGTTGTTAACTTTAATGACCTTTGCACTCTATAACGATATTCAACGCTTGTTTTTGAACGCATGATCAAACAAAAAACTATTTCTCTTGTCCTCGCTGCGCTGTTTTCAACCTCTGTTTGGGCAGCCGAGCCTTTTGTCATTAAAGATATTCGAATAGAAGGGCTTCAGCGTACTGAGCCTGGGACTATCTTTAGCTACATGCCAGTGAAGGTTGGTGAAACGTTTGACGATGAAAAAACGGCTCAAACGATTAAAGCACTTTATGGCACAGGTTTCTTTAAAGATGTTCGTCTGGAAACCGCAGATAATGTGCTAATTGTGCAAGTGGTTGAGCGTCCTTCTGTTGGCGAAATTAAAATTAATGGCGCCAAAGAGTTTTCAGCTGATCAGTTGAAAAAGGCGATGAAAGAGGCTGGCTTAGCAGAAGCGCAGATTTACGATAAGTCGCTAGTAGATCAAGCAGTACAAGAACTAAAGCGCCAATATACTAATAAAGGCAAATATAGTGCCGATATTAAAACGACTGTATCGCCAATGGAGCGTAATCGGGTATCTATTAGTTTTGATATTTCTGAAGGCGTCGTTGCCAAGATTAAAGATATTACTGTCGTCGGTGCAAAAGACTTTTCAGAAGAAGAAGTCATTGACCAGATGCAACTATCTACTGGTACATGGATGACTTGGCTATCTAAAAATGACCAATATTCCAAGCAAAAACTAGAAGCAGACATTGAGTCAATTAAATCGTTTTATCAAAACCAAGGCTATCTTGAGTTCTCTGTAGAGTCGACACAGTTGAACGTGTCTCCAAATAGAGAAGATGTTTTTATTGCCTTAAATATTAATGAAGGTAAAAAGTATACTGTTTCAGATATTAAGTTTGCAGGTGATTTATTGGTGCCAGAAGATGAGTTAAAAGCACTTCTAAAAATTAATTCTGGAGATTTATACTCAAGACAGAAAATTGTTGATACAACGACCGCTATTTCTGATCGATTAGGTAAAGACGGTTATGCATTTGCGAATGTGAATGCAGTACCTGTGTTGGATAAAGACAAGCAGACCGTATCTTTCACCTTTTATATAGATCCCGGTCGTCGTGTTTATGTAAGGCGAATTAATATCTCTGGCAATACCAAAACCAAGGACGAAGTAATTCGCCGTGAAATGCGTCAAGTAGAAGGCGCTTGGTATGATGGAGAAAAAATTAAGCGCTCTCGTGAAAGAGTAGATTTGTTGGGGTACTTTTCTGATGTGACAGTAGAAACCCCTGCCGTACCAGGGTCAACCGATCAGGTTGATGTAAACATGGGTGTAACTGAAAAACCTAACAATAATATATCACTAAGTGTTGGTTATGGGCAGGGTGAAGGGTTGTTGTTGGGTGCATCTCTCACTCAGACCAATATTTTTGGTACAGGCAAGAATTTGACTTTAACTTTAGATACGAGCAAGACGTATCGAACTTATGCCTTGAGCTTTACAGACCCCTATTTTACAAAGGATGGTGTAAGTTTAGGGTATCAATTATATTATAAGAAAAATAAGCCAGATACATTAGATACTGGTAAATACTACTCTTCAAGTGTCGGTGCTGGTATTAGTTTTGGAGTTCCAATTACAGAGACTGATACCATTAATTATGGCGCAACTGTAGACAAAACGACTATTAATACAGATATGTCATCCGGATCACCATTGGCCATTGATTTCATTAATAAGCATGGAAATAGTCTCACTGTGCTGTCAAATACAGTGAGCTGGTCTAGTGATTCAAGAGATAGCGCAACGTCACCAAATCAAGGAACATATCAGCTGGCATCTGGGGAGTTGGCAATTGGAAAAATTAAATATTATAAAGCTGGCTATCAGTATCAGCATTTCTATCCCGTAAGTAGAGATGTGACGTTCATGGTGAACGGTGAGTTTGCTATGGGCGGTGGGATTGGAGGGGAGAAACTTCCATTTTTCAGAAATTACTTTGCGGGTGGGATTGGGTCTGTTAGAGGTTATCAGGATAGTAGTTTAGGGCCTCGTGATTCGACAGATGCCGCAACTGGTGGTACTAAACGAGTTGTGTTTAATGCGGAAGTGTTTTTCCCGTTTCCAGGTATGAAACATGATAGAACTTTGCGCTTGAGTGCATTTGTGGATGCAGGTAATGTCTTTGATGACAAAATAAAACTTGGCGAGCTAAGGTACTCAACAGGTGTCGCTTTATCGTGGCAATCCCCTCTTGGGCCATTGAAGTTTAGTGTTGCGCAACCGTTCGGTACAAAGTCGGGTGATAAAAAAGAAAGATTCCAGTTCCAAATGGGAACAACTTTCTAAGATTAGTTAAGTCAAAAGAATCATAATAGTTAAAGCTTAATAAGAATTTTTGGAGAAATAAAATTGAGTAAGTTTGCGAAATTCCTTGGTGTAGTTGCGGCTGGTTTGTTGTCTTTACAAGTGACTGCTGCTGAGCTAAAAATTGGCGTTGTTAATACTGACCGCTTGTTTCAACAGTCTTCGCCAGCTCAAAAAATTAATAAGAAGCTTCAGGATGAGTTTTCTAAAAAGGATGCATCTTTACAGCAACTGCGTCAGCAGCTAAAGGATTTGCAGGCAGATCTAGAAAAGAATGATGCGACTTTATCGGATGCAGATAAAACGAAGAAGCAAGGTCAGATTCGTGATTTGAATACACGTTATCAACGAGCCGAGCG
This Leeia speluncae DNA region includes the following protein-coding sequences:
- the ispC gene encoding 1-deoxy-D-xylulose-5-phosphate reductoisomerase, producing MVMRKVAVLGATGSIGLSTLDVIERHPDRFSVFALTAHQQVSKLAELCIKFNPVFAVVGSEDAAKLLTAQLPAQIGTKVLSGSKALDDIASHPDVDTVMAAIVGAAGLSSSLAAAKAGKRVLLANKETLVAGGALFMNAVKQSGAELLPIDSEHNAIFQCLPEGYRGSKSNQLDLNGYGINQLLLTASGGPFRDRDLTTLKDVTPAEACAHPNWSMGKKISVDSATMMNKGLEVIEAYWLFGVPIEQIKVVIHPQSIIHSMVSYRDGSVLAQMGNPDMRTPIAFAMDYPARIDAGVSALDFATISQLTFKEPDFNRYPCLALAFTALKAGGAMPAVLNAANEVAVDAFLNEKLGFMEIAAIVENVLEMAKFQAPSNLEDVLAVDRESRLLAKQLIEKQMH
- the rseP gene encoding RIP metalloprotease RseP gives rise to the protein MTTVLAFIFTLSILIAVHEFGHFWIAKRNGIKVLRFAIGFGKPLWRKEIGADKTEFALCMLPLGGYVKMLDEREAPVSAHEVHRAFNRQSVWVRMKVVLAGPAANFLLAIVLYSFVMMSGVNDLSAKLGDVPLGTIASEAGFKSGDQIQKVENEEINGWESFRSAILDHTVAGQDINIEVVDASGIKVNRVLKLSGASAGTLDDRFFERMGFSPLNFFRTIDVLLPGGVAEKAGLKVGDEIVAINHATIASGSDLINQVRNSPGRTLLFTVKNQNTEREITVIPASVGKEGSQVGRLGVSPTLNTDSLRAKQMIVKYGPVDAVLQSLDKTWRLSKLSIVMMWKMLTGTASLDNLGGTLTIAKVAGEAASYGIIPFVEFLCFVSIGLGVLNLLPVPVLDGGHFMYYVAEVVKGSPVSIRTQEIGQYIGGALLLTLMTFALYNDIQRLFLNA
- the bamA gene encoding outer membrane protein assembly factor BamA; translated protein: MIKQKTISLVLAALFSTSVWAAEPFVIKDIRIEGLQRTEPGTIFSYMPVKVGETFDDEKTAQTIKALYGTGFFKDVRLETADNVLIVQVVERPSVGEIKINGAKEFSADQLKKAMKEAGLAEAQIYDKSLVDQAVQELKRQYTNKGKYSADIKTTVSPMERNRVSISFDISEGVVAKIKDITVVGAKDFSEEEVIDQMQLSTGTWMTWLSKNDQYSKQKLEADIESIKSFYQNQGYLEFSVESTQLNVSPNREDVFIALNINEGKKYTVSDIKFAGDLLVPEDELKALLKINSGDLYSRQKIVDTTTAISDRLGKDGYAFANVNAVPVLDKDKQTVSFTFYIDPGRRVYVRRINISGNTKTKDEVIRREMRQVEGAWYDGEKIKRSRERVDLLGYFSDVTVETPAVPGSTDQVDVNMGVTEKPNNNISLSVGYGQGEGLLLGASLTQTNIFGTGKNLTLTLDTSKTYRTYALSFTDPYFTKDGVSLGYQLYYKKNKPDTLDTGKYYSSSVGAGISFGVPITETDTINYGATVDKTTINTDMSSGSPLAIDFINKHGNSLTVLSNTVSWSSDSRDSATSPNQGTYQLASGELAIGKIKYYKAGYQYQHFYPVSRDVTFMVNGEFAMGGGIGGEKLPFFRNYFAGGIGSVRGYQDSSLGPRDSTDAATGGTKRVVFNAEVFFPFPGMKHDRTLRLSAFVDAGNVFDDKIKLGELRYSTGVALSWQSPLGPLKFSVAQPFGTKSGDKKERFQFQMGTTF
- a CDS encoding OmpH family outer membrane protein, with the protein product MSKFAKFLGVVAAGLLSLQVTAAELKIGVVNTDRLFQQSSPAQKINKKLQDEFSKKDASLQQLRQQLKDLQADLEKNDATLSDADKTKKQGQIRDLNTRYQRAEREFREDLNTRQGEEMAKLQEVAIRAVRQLAETEKFDLILQGQDLAYVSPRVDVTDKILKLMGDK